The following DNA comes from Corynebacterium atrinae.
CATTGACATTGACCTTAGCTGTCACCCAACCCTGAATACGTGCGACATGCTGGGAAGATGTGCTCCCCGCTATTCCCCGCGCTCAACTGGGTTACGAGGGTTCGCCGACCACTGCGACCAACCACCGACGTAGTGCGAAGCCCCGCCGATTCCCGCATATTCCATCGCTGCGAGCGCCAGCGCCGAGTGGTTCCCCGAACCCGAGTACACAATCACTCCCTCCCCGCTGGTTACCCCGGCTAGCGCGAAACGCTCACGAATCTCCTCCGGAGTACGGAACGTGCGATCCTCGTTGAGCAGGTCACGCACCGGAACATTCACCGCACCGGGGATGTGCCCAGCCTTGAGATCCAGGACCTCCCGCTGACCAGCAAAGCGAAGCGGATCACGATTGTCCACCAGAATGCCCTCCCGGTTGACCACATCTTCAAGAGTGGATACCGGCATCGAATTGGGTTTGACCACAGCAGTAGCGTTGGCGGCGAAGTTACCCGGGCCACCCACGAGATCGAAGGTTTTCTCATCCCACGCCGCCAGGCCACCGTCGAGGATTTGTACGTTCTTCATTCCCGCCCAACGCAGAGTCCACCACGCTCGTCCGGCCAAGGGGCCGCGACCGTCGTCGTACACCACCACTTGGGAGTGCTCCTGCAAACCCCATTTGGTAAACCAGGCCTGGAGCTGATGCGGATCCGGCAGAGGGTTGCGCCCGCTACCCGATCCCGGCAAGCCAGCGAGCGCGGCCGTCGGGTCACAGAACAGTGCGGTCGGCAAATGGCCCTTTCGGTACAGCCGGTAGCCCTCCCCCTCGTCCGGCCCCCAGAGGACGGCGAGCACTGTCTGCTTGCGGCCGTGATAGATGTTGTCGTTCAGTTCGGTCGTGGAGACGATGATGCTCATGAAGATCAGTGTATGTGTGAGCTAGCTCAAACGCCGAGTACTCAACGCGGGCAGGAAGTCTCTGGGTGAAGTTTGTGCGGTACTTCCCGTATCCTCCCTCAGGTGAGTAACTTCCATCACGTCCTGGTGAACACCCTTATCGCCAACGTCACCACCAGCTACCTCTGGTTCGCCTTGACGTTCTGGGTGTACTTGGAAACCGGGAATGTCGGCCTCACGGGCGTGCTCAACGGCCTGTACATGGGATTGATCGCGGTCGGCTCCATCTTTTTCGGATCCATCGTCGACCACAATCGCAAGAAGAGCGTCATGATGTTCGCCGCCGTCGCCACGTTGGTCTGCTTCGCTGCGGCTGCCGCGGTGTGGGTTGCTGGCGTCACCCCGGGCCAGGTCGACGCCCGCGACCCTGCACTTCTCCTTTTTGCTGCCTTCGTCTTGTTCGGCGCCGTCGTCGAGCACATGCGCAATATTGCCCTGTCCACCACCGTCACCCTCATGGTTCCGGAAGACGAGCGCGACAAAGCCAACGGCCTCGTCGGCGCCGTGCAAGGAGCCGCCTTTTTCGCCACCTCCATTCTCTCCGGCGTCTCCATCGGATTCCTCGGCATGGAAACCACCATGTGGATCGCGCTCGCCCTTACCGTGGTTGCGCTCATTCACCTCATCCCGGTGAAGATCCCCGAACACGCCATCATCACCTCAACCGCAGCGACTTCCGACGGTCCGAGCGAGACTACCGTCAGCGCCGGGATCGACCTCCGCGGATCCTGGAGAATCATCCTCGCCGTTCCTGGCCTCCTCGCCCTGATCCTGTTCTCTAGCTTCAACAACCTCGTCGGCGGGGTCTACACCGCCCTCATGGACCCCTACGGCCTCGAGATGTTTAGCCCCCAAATTTGGGGCCTGGTCCTCGGCCTCACCAGCCTCGGCTTCATCTTCGGCGGCGCCATCGTCTCCCGAGTAGGCCTGGGCAAGAACCCCGTTCGCACCCTGCTCCTAGTCAACGTCGGCGTCGCCCTCCTGGGAATGGTCTTCGGCCTCCGCGAATGGTGGTGGCTCTACGCAGGCGGCATCTTCCTCTTCATGCTCACCATTCCTGCTGCCGAAGCCGCCGAACAAACGATCCTCCAACGAGTCGTCCCCTTCCGCCAACAAGGACGAGTGTTCGGCCTCGCCATGGCCGTTGAGATGGCAGCCAACCCCTTATCGACGATCGTCGTCGCCATCATCGCGCAGGCCTACATCATCCCGTGGATGGCCGGCCCCGGCTCAGAAGTTTTTGGGTGGCTCCTCGGCGAGGGCAGCACCCGCGGCATGGCCCTGATGTTTGTCATCTCGGGTGCCATCATGCTCGTCGTTGTGCTCCTAGCCTTCGCCTCCCGTCCCTACCGCAAACTTAGTGACTACTACGCCTCCACCAGCCAGGATTTGGCCACAGATTGAAAATGCCGTGAAATCACCAAAGCTCCCCACCTCCGCCCGGTGATGGGCAGGAGCGGGGAGCTACCGGTTTGCTAGCGGCTGGAGATGTCCAGGTGTTCGCCACCATCGGCAACATCCACGTGGACGGTGTCGCCGTCGCGGATGTCTCCGGCCAGTAGTTCCTTGGCCAGCTTGTCGCCAATGGCCTGCTGGATGAGGCGGCGCAGCGGACGAGCACCGTAGGCCGGGTCGTAGCCGCGGTCGCCGAGCCAGTGCTTGGCGGCGTCGGACACATCGAGGGTCAGGCGGCGGCTGGCCAGACGAGCGGCCAGCTGACGGATCTGAATATCCACGATGTGGGTCAGCTGCTCCTGAGACAGAGACTCGAAGATTACGACATCATCAAGACGGTTGATGAACTCCGGCTTGAAGGCACGCTTCACGGCTTCCATCATCTGCTCACGGGTTCCACCTGCGCCCAGGTTGGAGGTGAGGATGAGGATCGTGTTGCGGAAGTCCACCGTGCGGCCTTGGCCATCGGTGAGGCGGCCTTCGTCGAGCACCTGCAGCAGGATGTCGAAGACGTCCGGGTGTGCTTTCTCCACTTCGTCGAAAAGCACGACGGTGTAGGGGCGGCGTCGGACGGCCTCGGTGAGCTGTCCACCGGCGTCGTAGCCGACGTATCCGGGGGGAGCTCCCACGAGGCGGGCGACGGCGTGCTTCTCGCCGTACTCGGACATGTCGATGCGAACCATAGCGCGCTCGTCGTCGAAAAGGAACTCCGCGAGGGCCTTGGCCAGCTCCGTCTTACCCACACCAGTGGGGCCGAGGAAGAGGAAGGAACCGGTTGGTCGGTTCGGGTCGGCGACACCGGCGCGGGCACGGCGGACTGCATCGGACACGGCCTCCACTGCCTCTTGCTGGCCGACGACGCGGTTGCCCAGCACCATCTCCATGGCGAGGAGCTTTTCAGTCTCACCTTGGAGCATCTTGCCGGCGGGGATTCCCGTCCAGGCGGAGACGACCTCGGCGATGGTGTCGGGGGTGACCTCCTCGGACAGCATGGCGTTGTTGGAGCCCTCGGCGACGTTGGCCTCGGCCTCCGCTACTTCCTTCTCCAACTCGGGGATGCGGCCGTAGCGCAGTTCCGCGACGGTGCCGTAGTCGCCGTCGCGCTCGGCGATCTCGGATTCCTGGCGCAACTTCTCCAGTTCCTCCTTGGCCCCGCGAACCTTGTCGATGGAACCCTTTTCGTTCATCCAGCGAGCTTTGAGCTCGCCGAGAGTCTCGCGTTCGTCGGCAAGCTCTTGACGGAGCTTCTCCAGGCGATCCTTGGAGGCATCATCGGACTCCTTGCCCAGAGCCACCTCCTCAATCTCGAGGCGACGGACGACGCGCTCGAGCTCGTCGATCTCCTGCGGCGAGGAGTCAATTTCCATGCGCAGGCGAGAAGCAGCCTCGTCGACGAGGTCGATGGCCTTGTCGGGTAGGAAGCGGTTGGTGATGTAACGGTCCGAGAGAGAGGCGGCGGCCACCAGTGCGGAATCCTGAATGCGGACGCCGTGGTGGACCTCATAACGCTCCTTGAGTCCGCGCAGGATGCCAATGGTGTCCTCCACCGAAGGCTCACCAACGAAGACCTGCTGGAAACGGCGCTCCAGGGCGGCATCCTTCTCGATGTACTTGCGGTACTCATCGAGAGTCGTGGCACCGACGAGGCGGAGCTCGCCGCGAGCCAGCATCGGCTTAATCATGTTTCCGGCATCCATGGCGGACTCGCCGCTGGCACCGGCGCCGACGATGGTGTGGAGCTCATCGATGAACGTGACGATCTGCCCATTGGAGTTCTTAATCTCGTCGAGGACAGCCTTAAGGCGCTCCTCGAACTCACCGCGGTACTTGGCACCGGCGACCAGCGATCCCAGGTCAAGCGAGATGAGCGTCTTGCCCTTGAGCGACTCCGGGACATCTCCGGTGACGATGCGTCGAGCGAGGCCTTCCACGATGGCGGTCTTGCCCACGCCGGGCTCACCGATGAGGACCGGGTTGTTCTTGGTACGACGGCTAAGAACCTGCACCACGCGACGGATCTCGGAGTCACGGCCGATCACGGGATCGATCTTTCCCTCGCGAGCCCGGGCGGTGAGATCGGTGGAATACTTCTCCAGCGCTTGGAACTGCCCTTCCGGATCCTGGCTGGTCACCTTGGATCCACCACGCACGGTGGCGATGGCTTCCTTGATGGCGTCGTAGGTGGCGCCGCGATTGGTCAGCAGTTTCGCGGCGTCGGAATCACCGCGGGCAATGGCTGCCAGCAACACCTCGGTGGAGACGTACTCATCGCCGAGTTCGCCGGCCAACTCCTGGGCAGCGGTCAGGACGTTGAGGGCATCTCGGTTGAAGTTCGGGTTGGCCAGGTTACTTCCCTGGGCTTTGGGGTAGGAGCCGACGAGGGCATGTGCCTCGCGGGCAATCGTCTCCGGATCCACGCCGGTGGCTTTGAGGACCGGGGCGGCTATTCCATCCGGTTGATCCAAAATAGCGGACAGCAGGTGAGCCGGACGGATGTCCGGGTTGCCGTTCGCAGAGGCTTCTTGCAGAGCGGTTTGCAGGGCCTCTTGCGTCTTAGTTGTGGGGTTAAACGAGCTCATATGCTGCGTTTCCTTTCTCTTTAGTCAGTTTCTACTATGAGTAACGCTTCAAGAGTTGAGTCTGTTCCACTCAAGGACAACTTTTTTGAGTCCAGCAGGCTCAATTTTAGGTTCGCGGCCCACATCCCGCTACGTCCTGCGCCAAAGGTGAGATCAGTTTTCCTTTGCCGCCGCCTTCCGCTGCCTCCCCGGCGTCTGCTTCCGAGCGATGGGAACGAGCAGCACCACGAGCGCTACCAGCAGCGACGCCCAGCCAAACCCGGCGGTCAGTCCCGCCAGAACCGCGATTGGGGCAAGGATGGTCATCCCGATTTCGAAGGGCGCGAACCCAACGTAGGCCACGCCGTATTCATTGAGGGTGCCGGACTTCAGCTTCGGATCGACGATCTTAAGCAAGGCGATACCCGTGGCGACGGCCGCGGTAGACCAACCCCAGGAAAAGATGCCGCGTTCGAGCCAGTTCTCGCCAAAAAATTCCGGCGAGAGGACAAAGAAGAGGAACGCACAGTAGGCGATGCCGAGCAGGAAGAGGATGAGGAGGGGAACCCAGTAATCGGCAATCGCGGCGGGCACGATCGAGGCGACGCCAAAAGCGATGAGGTAGTCAGTGGCCGCTCCCGACATGGAACTGACGGTTTCTTTGTCCAGGTAGTCCTTTCTCCCCACAGCCCCGAGGAAGGTCCGCCCGATCAGCCCGATAACGAAGGACATCGCGAACAGCGGAATGGAGACGTTCGGGAAGAGGCTGGTGATTCCACCGTTGACCAGGTATGCAATGAGGACGGTCAGCAAGATGAAACCCAGGTGCAGGGCCAAGGGCTCAATGGCTGAAGGGTTCGTTGTCGCCTTGCCGATGGAGGGGCGCGCCTTGATGTCGTCGATATAACCGGAACGCAGGTCCCAGGGCAGCTTCTTCGGCATGGTCGAGGCCCGCCCGGTCCGGATGCCCCAGTTAGCGAAGATGAGCCCGCCGACGATCGCGGATAGCGTACCCACCGTCGCCGACATGAAGCCGAGCGAGCTGGCCACCATCGCCCCGGCCTCTTCCAGGGAAGAGCCGACCGCCGCAGCGGTGCCGAAGCCGCCCACGAAACCGACGGGCAGCATCATGCCGAACCACTCGTCGGTATTGAAGAATGGCTGGAAGAGGTAGACACCCAAGAGAATGAACAGGCCCCATTGGCCCATGAACATGCCCGTGGAGAAGGACCACATATTCTTTG
Coding sequences within:
- the clpB gene encoding ATP-dependent chaperone ClpB, giving the protein MSSFNPTTKTQEALQTALQEASANGNPDIRPAHLLSAILDQPDGIAAPVLKATGVDPETIAREAHALVGSYPKAQGSNLANPNFNRDALNVLTAAQELAGELGDEYVSTEVLLAAIARGDSDAAKLLTNRGATYDAIKEAIATVRGGSKVTSQDPEGQFQALEKYSTDLTARAREGKIDPVIGRDSEIRRVVQVLSRRTKNNPVLIGEPGVGKTAIVEGLARRIVTGDVPESLKGKTLISLDLGSLVAGAKYRGEFEERLKAVLDEIKNSNGQIVTFIDELHTIVGAGASGESAMDAGNMIKPMLARGELRLVGATTLDEYRKYIEKDAALERRFQQVFVGEPSVEDTIGILRGLKERYEVHHGVRIQDSALVAAASLSDRYITNRFLPDKAIDLVDEAASRLRMEIDSSPQEIDELERVVRRLEIEEVALGKESDDASKDRLEKLRQELADERETLGELKARWMNEKGSIDKVRGAKEELEKLRQESEIAERDGDYGTVAELRYGRIPELEKEVAEAEANVAEGSNNAMLSEEVTPDTIAEVVSAWTGIPAGKMLQGETEKLLAMEMVLGNRVVGQQEAVEAVSDAVRRARAGVADPNRPTGSFLFLGPTGVGKTELAKALAEFLFDDERAMVRIDMSEYGEKHAVARLVGAPPGYVGYDAGGQLTEAVRRRPYTVVLFDEVEKAHPDVFDILLQVLDEGRLTDGQGRTVDFRNTILILTSNLGAGGTREQMMEAVKRAFKPEFINRLDDVVIFESLSQEQLTHIVDIQIRQLAARLASRRLTLDVSDAAKHWLGDRGYDPAYGARPLRRLIQQAIGDKLAKELLAGDIRDGDTVHVDVADGGEHLDISSR
- a CDS encoding sulfurtransferase, which encodes MSIIVSTTELNDNIYHGRKQTVLAVLWGPDEGEGYRLYRKGHLPTALFCDPTAALAGLPGSGSGRNPLPDPHQLQAWFTKWGLQEHSQVVVYDDGRGPLAGRAWWTLRWAGMKNVQILDGGLAAWDEKTFDLVGGPGNFAANATAVVKPNSMPVSTLEDVVNREGILVDNRDPLRFAGQREVLDLKAGHIPGAVNVPVRDLLNEDRTFRTPEEIRERFALAGVTSGEGVIVYSGSGNHSALALAAMEYAGIGGASHYVGGWSQWSANPRNPVERGE
- a CDS encoding sodium/glutamate symporter, with amino-acid sequence MEYTPYSLLVDVGWISLLMIVGNVLRRKIGLFQRLLMPASITAGLLGLVLGPQVLGWIGFSSQIGTYTSILIAFVFASMAYSMDLTGSVRSGAKNMWSFSTGMFMGQWGLFILLGVYLFQPFFNTDEWFGMMLPVGFVGGFGTAAAVGSSLEEAGAMVASSLGFMSATVGTLSAIVGGLIFANWGIRTGRASTMPKKLPWDLRSGYIDDIKARPSIGKATTNPSAIEPLALHLGFILLTVLIAYLVNGGITSLFPNVSIPLFAMSFVIGLIGRTFLGAVGRKDYLDKETVSSMSGAATDYLIAFGVASIVPAAIADYWVPLLILFLLGIAYCAFLFFVLSPEFFGENWLERGIFSWGWSTAAVATGIALLKIVDPKLKSGTLNEYGVAYVGFAPFEIGMTILAPIAVLAGLTAGFGWASLLVALVVLLVPIARKQTPGRQRKAAAKEN
- a CDS encoding MFS transporter, which produces MSNFHHVLVNTLIANVTTSYLWFALTFWVYLETGNVGLTGVLNGLYMGLIAVGSIFFGSIVDHNRKKSVMMFAAVATLVCFAAAAAVWVAGVTPGQVDARDPALLLFAAFVLFGAVVEHMRNIALSTTVTLMVPEDERDKANGLVGAVQGAAFFATSILSGVSIGFLGMETTMWIALALTVVALIHLIPVKIPEHAIITSTAATSDGPSETTVSAGIDLRGSWRIILAVPGLLALILFSSFNNLVGGVYTALMDPYGLEMFSPQIWGLVLGLTSLGFIFGGAIVSRVGLGKNPVRTLLLVNVGVALLGMVFGLREWWWLYAGGIFLFMLTIPAAEAAEQTILQRVVPFRQQGRVFGLAMAVEMAANPLSTIVVAIIAQAYIIPWMAGPGSEVFGWLLGEGSTRGMALMFVISGAIMLVVVLLAFASRPYRKLSDYYASTSQDLATD